From Candidatus Poribacteria bacterium, one genomic window encodes:
- a CDS encoding type II toxin-antitoxin system RelE/ParE family toxin → MQIRPQGIRNYITPTGRDPYRQWHAQIKDGRTRAIITTRIERLQHGNPGDFRRLNKDLYELRIDYGPGYRVYFGRFHDFIILLGGGTKRTQQRDITRSQNYWNDFLERIKE, encoded by the coding sequence ATGCAGATTCGACCGCAAGGTATACGCAACTATATCACACCAACGGGACGTGATCCTTATCGGCAATGGCACGCACAAATTAAAGATGGAAGAACGCGCGCAATTATCACCACCAGAATTGAGCGACTACAACACGGAAATCCGGGCGATTTCAGAAGGTTGAACAAAGATTTGTATGAATTGAGAATCGACTATGGACCCGGTTACCGAGTCTATTTCGGTCGTTTTCATGATTTTATTATCCTACTTGGTGGAGGAACTAAGCGAACGCAACAACGAGATATCACAAGATCGCAAAATTATTGGAATGATTTTTTGGAGCGCATCAAGGAATAA
- a CDS encoding transcriptional regulator — protein sequence MNIESILKCTADFRDYLLKDLADPGFAKHYLEVSLENYEEDRDINILASAIRNVVEAQGGIERLAVETNSDLQNLSDTLDANKPLQLNRLLDILSFYTDVAAPSDRYSL from the coding sequence ATGAATATAGAATCTATACTTAAATGTACCGCGGATTTCAGAGACTATCTTCTCAAGGACCTCGCCGACCCCGGGTTTGCAAAGCATTATCTGGAAGTATCCTTGGAAAACTATGAGGAAGACCGAGACATCAATATATTGGCGAGTGCCATACGTAATGTCGTAGAGGCACAAGGTGGGATTGAAAGACTTGCCGTAGAGACAAACAGCGATCTTCAAAATCTCTCTGATACCCTCGATGCCAACAAACCGCTGCAATTAAATCGGCTACTCGATATTCTCTCATTCTACACAGATGTCGCCGCTCCGTCTGACCGCTATTCTCTGTAG